The genomic region TCTTCGGCTTCACCATGAACTGGTCGCCGAGCTTCGCGAAATATTGTTCGATGAGCGCGGGGTCCTGCGGACCGAGCTCGCGCCGCGAGTAGACGCCGCGCTCCGCCGCCTGCAATGCCTGCCGGCTGATGTCGGTTGCGAGGATGTGGATGTTCCAAGCCTCGGTGAACTCGAGCGTCTCGCAGATGGACATCGCGATGGAGTACGGCTCTTCGCCGGTCGCGCAGCCCGCGCTCCAGATGCGCAGCGAGCGTGGATTCTCCCAGAACTTCTTCATGTGCAGCTCGGGCAGCACCTTGCGCTCGAGCGCGGCGTACACGTCGGGATAACGGAAGAATGAGGTCTCTTGCGTGAGCAGGCGCTCCAACAACGAGTCGTATTCCACATTCGACGACTTCATCACGCGCAGCAAGTCGGTGCCGTGCGCCATCCGCTTCGCTGCCATGTGCTCACAAATGCGGGTGGAGAAGAAGCGCTCGCGCGAGGTGTCGAAAAGGATGCCGGAGCGCTTCTCGATGAGCGCGCGGATCTCCGCGAGCTCGTGCTCGCTGATGTTGGCCGGGATTGATTTGTCTAGCATGTGCGTCGCTGCAAACGCCTGCTACTTCATTCTCGGGTTATCTCCGGGCGGCGGCCGCCATGCTGTCCGCGCGCTCCGGCGCCCCGGAGGCGATGCGGAACTGTGACAGCGCCTCGTTCAACTGCTCGGAGAGCTTCACCATGTTCTCGACGGTGCGCGCCGTTTGGCGCGCGCCCTGCGAGGTCTGGCGCGTGATGTTGGAGATGATCTGCATCGCATTCGCCACGCCTTCAGTGCCGCGCACCTGCTGCTTCGAGGCGAGCGATATCTCCTGCACCAGCTCAGCCGACTGGCGGACGACCGAAGAGATGGCTTCGAGCGCCTTGCCGGCCTGGTCGGCCAGTCGCGCCCCGACTTCCACTTCCTTGGTGCCTTCCTCCATCACGACTACCGCTTCGTTCGTCTCCGCCTGGATGGCCTTGATGAGCGCGGCAATGTCTTTCGTCGCGGTGCGCGAGTGCTCGGCCAGCTTGCGGACTTCGTCGGCGACCACGGCGAAGCCGCGGCCCGCCTCGCCGGCGCGCGCGGCTTCGATGGCGGCGTTGAGCGCGAGCAGGTTGGTCTGCTCGGTGATGTCGTTGATCACGTTGATGATCTCCGAGATCTCGAGCGAGCGGTCGCCCAGCGACTTGATCTTCTTCGCGGTGGCCTGCACCGAAGCGCGGATACGCTGCATGCCTTCCAGCGTGTCGCGCACGGCGCGGTTGCCCTGTTCGGCGGCGTCGAGCGCGCGGCGCGCCGCTTCCGCCGAGGCCTCCGCGTTGTTCGACACCTGCTTCATCGAAACCGTGAGCTCTTCCACCGCCGACGACGTGTTGGTGATCTCTTGATCTTGCTGGTTGGCGCCGTGCGACATCTGCTCGGCGGAGACCAGGATCTCGCTCGCGCTGGAGGAAACGTCGATGGCGGCCTTGCGCACGCGTTCAAGCACTTTGGCGAAGTTGTCGAGCATGTAGTTGACGGAATCGACCACGTTGCCCAGAGCGTCGTTGGTCACCTTGCCCCGCAAGGTCAGGTCGCCACGCGCGATCTGGCTGGTGATGGTGAGGAACTCGGTCACGCTGCGCTGCAGCGATTCCTGCGCTTCCTGGTTGAAGACGGCCTTTGACACCTTCTCCGCGGTGCGGTTCAGGTTCTCGGCGACAAGGTCGAAATCGTTGTTCGACTCCACGTCGGCCTTCGCGCGATAGTCGCCGGCGGCGAGTCGCTCGGAGAATTCGGTGAGCTCTTTCACCGGCGCAACGACTTTGCTCGCCAGCACCCACCAGGTGAGAAAGAATGCGCCGGTGATGAGCGCCAGCGCGCCGAGCACCCGCGGTCCGGCGTTGGTGTCGCCGAACGCGTCGAGGAACGGCAACCCTTTCGTCCAGCCGCCTGCCCAATAGCCCAGGAACATGATCAGGACCATGGCGGCAAGATTGCCCGCGACCAACATCCAGATGGTGGAACTCAACCGACCCTTCATACCGTCCTCCCGGAACCCAGAACTCTGCTTGCCCTGACTTGCGAATCAACCATCAGATCACGCCGACCGGAAACGCCTCGGTGAGGCGCTTCAGGTCCAACGCTAAAGCCAAACGGTCTTCGTGCCGCAGCATGCCACAGCAGTGCGGCACGTCGCGCGGCGCCTCATCCACCAGCAGCGGATCGCTGGTGGTGAAGGTGCCGATCACTTCGTCGGCTGCGATGCCCAGCCGCAGCTCTTCATGGTCGTCGGTGGCCTTCATCTGCGCCACCACCACGTGCTTTGGCGGCAGGTCGGCGCGGCGG from Acidobacteriota bacterium harbors:
- a CDS encoding protein-glutamate O-methyltransferase CheR → MLDKSIPANISEHELAEIRALIEKRSGILFDTSRERFFSTRICEHMAAKRMAHGTDLLRVMKSSNVEYDSLLERLLTQETSFFRYPDVYAALERKVLPELHMKKFWENPRSLRIWSAGCATGEEPYSIAMSICETLEFTEAWNIHILATDISRQALQAAERGVYSRRELGPQDPALIEQYFAKLGDQFMVKPKIRNMVTFAPMNLAQVVYMGRFDCIFCMNVLIYFSDERRAALIQRFYEYLEPGGYLFLGHAESIAKTGVQFEPIVHGDSIYYQKPGSGAPKRSATAAGQEMV
- a CDS encoding methyl-accepting chemotaxis protein is translated as MKGRLSSTIWMLVAGNLAAMVLIMFLGYWAGGWTKGLPFLDAFGDTNAGPRVLGALALITGAFFLTWWVLASKVVAPVKELTEFSERLAAGDYRAKADVESNNDFDLVAENLNRTAEKVSKAVFNQEAQESLQRSVTEFLTITSQIARGDLTLRGKVTNDALGNVVDSVNYMLDNFAKVLERVRKAAIDVSSSASEILVSAEQMSHGANQQDQEITNTSSAVEELTVSMKQVSNNAEASAEAARRALDAAEQGNRAVRDTLEGMQRIRASVQATAKKIKSLGDRSLEISEIINVINDITEQTNLLALNAAIEAARAGEAGRGFAVVADEVRKLAEHSRTATKDIAALIKAIQAETNEAVVVMEEGTKEVEVGARLADQAGKALEAISSVVRQSAELVQEISLASKQQVRGTEGVANAMQIISNITRQTSQGARQTARTVENMVKLSEQLNEALSQFRIASGAPERADSMAAAARR